A region of the Pirellulales bacterium genome:
TACCGAGCCGGGAGAGCCAGCTAGTTGCTGAGTTGAGATGAAGACAGAGGTTCGCGTGCCAAATTAAATAGGTTCGGATGTCTTCAGACTCAAACGCCGGCTTTTCTACATCTTCCCATTGGTGAATATTGCGCCAGACATCCGTGATATGCATGCGCTCCTGCTGCGTGCAATCGAGCAGTTCGAGATCGCCATGATTAAGTCGCGCGACCAGTCGCCGCAAAGTGCCCGAAAACTCATCCCAGCTATGGTTAAAATAATCCTCATCGTCGCTTTCTAGTAATGCGCGCAAGGTCGCCTGGAGCCAATTGCAATCCTCTATCGTCTGAGGAATGTCTATCGACACCAGCGTGTTGGCCGCCGCTTCGGAGCCGCGTGTACCGAAGAGTGATATTGACGGCCGGACCTCCGTTTTGCGAGCGATCTTGATTCCTGATGCCATGTCCTGAACCCGGCAAATCTCATCGTTCAACAGTTGTGCGGCCCTCGACCCGAATCCGCAATCTTTGCCTTCTTCCGCCGTGTCCCACAGGCCGAAATAAAACCTCCTTAGTTCGTAAAGTCGCGGTTCAAATGCCGCTAGGTGGCCGTCTGCGGAGGCTGCCGCCATGCATCGCAAATAGGCGGCCAGGAACGGTCCGTCGTCGAGCGCAGGCCGGATCTCGCGCCTTAAGTCAGCAAGGAAGTGATATTCTGAAGCGCGCTGACGCGAATCGGCTTCTACCGCCCGGATCAATCGGTCGCGATGCTGGATGGCCAGGGCGCAGATCTCGCCCGCGGCGTCCGAAATCCATTGCATAGAATCTCATCCTTTCCTAGAAGGCCGGGCCAACCGCCGCGGCCTGGACGGGATGAGTCGCCTAAGCCGCGGGGTCGTGGGCGGGAGCTACCCGCCGAACCCAGCAAAGATCGTTTATGCCTTATTTCCCATGACTAAGGCAACTATTTTCAGCTGGACCGCCTCGGTCAGCATCGGCCATGCATCGATAATCTGGGCAAGACGCGAATCTGCGCCTATTTGCGCGCCGCTTTTATGCGAATCTTCATACTCTCCGGGGATTACTACACTGTTTCGCACCCCTGCGGGGTGTGGTATCGTAAGGTTTCGACCAGCGGCAAAGGTTGTTCGCGGGGTTTCTTTCTGCTCGCCGCCCAACCCGCGACGCGTGAAGAGGCAGGCAAAACCACGGGCAGGGCGCCAGGCAACCGCCCGCCGGCTCGAACCGGAACAAAAAGATGGCACAGATCTCTGATTCCCCGGCCGTTTCCGGCCTCAGTGACAACGACGTGCAGGCGATCGATCGGCTGCGCGAGGTCTATGGCCGATTGCGCAGCGAGCTAGGCCGGGTCATTGTCGGGCAACACGATACGATCGAGCGCCTGTCGATATGCTTGTTCGCACGCGGACATGCTCTGCTGATGGGCGTGCCCGGTCTGGCTAAGACGTTGCTCGTGAGCAAGGTTGCGGAAACGATGTCGCTGCGATTCAGCCGCATCCAGTTCACGCCGGACCTGATGCCGATGGACATTACCGGCACCGATATCTTGCAGGACAATGCCGACGGGCGGCGAGAATTTCATTTCATACACGGCCCGGTGTTCGCCAATATCGTTCTAGCGGACGAGATCAATCGCGCCCCGCCGAAGACGCAGGCGGCGATGCTGGAAGCGATGCAGGAGCAGAAGGTCACCGTCGTCGGCAAGACGTTCCACCTGGATGCTCCGTTCTTCGTGCTGGCGACGCAAAACCC
Encoded here:
- a CDS encoding AAA family ATPase; this encodes MAQISDSPAVSGLSDNDVQAIDRLREVYGRLRSELGRVIVGQHDTIERLSICLFARGHALLMGVPGLAKTLLVSKVAETMSLRFSRIQFTPDLMPMDITGTDILQDNADGRREFHFIHGPVFANIVLADEINRAPPKTQAAMLEAMQEQKVTVVGKTFHLDAPFFVLATQNPVEQEGTYPLPEAQLDRFMFLIELDYPTEEEEVRIARTTTGDALPELDHILHTAEIIEHQHLVRRVPVADHIYQYAARLVRKTRPRSAAAPTWIKPLVAWGAGPRAVQFLILGAKARAALHGSYMVRLEDIQEVALPVLTHRVITTFAAQAEGLDAKQIVKRLIMETIEEQ